A region of Thermococcus piezophilus DNA encodes the following proteins:
- the gcvT gene encoding glycine cleavage system aminomethyltransferase GcvT — protein MVKRVHIFDWHKENAKKVEEFAGWEMPIWYSSIKEEHLAVRNGVGIFDVSHMGEFIFMGKDALEFLQYVTTNDIAKPPAISGTYTLVLNERGAVKDETLVFNMGNDTYMMVCDSDAFEKLEAWFNAIKRGIEKFGELDLKIENKTYDMAMFSIQGPKARYLAKDLFGIDINDLWWFQAKEVELDGIKMLLSRSGYTGENGFELYFEDANPYHPDPTKRGEPEKALHVWKTILEAGEQYGIRPAGLGARDTLRLEAGYTLYGNETKELQLLSTDIDEVTPLQANLDFAIFWDKEFIGKEALFKQRERGIPRKLVHFKMVDKGIPREGYKVYKDGELIGEVTSGTSSPLLGIGIGIAFVKMEYAKPGIELEIEIRGKPKKAVTVAPPFYDPKKYGAFREE, from the coding sequence ATGGTGAAGAGGGTGCACATCTTTGACTGGCACAAGGAAAACGCCAAGAAGGTTGAGGAGTTTGCTGGCTGGGAGATGCCCATCTGGTACTCCAGCATAAAGGAGGAGCACCTGGCCGTTAGAAACGGCGTGGGCATCTTCGACGTTTCCCACATGGGTGAGTTCATATTCATGGGCAAGGACGCCCTGGAGTTCCTCCAGTACGTTACCACTAACGACATAGCCAAGCCGCCGGCCATAAGCGGAACCTACACTCTCGTTCTGAACGAGAGGGGCGCTGTAAAGGACGAGACGCTCGTCTTCAACATGGGGAACGACACCTACATGATGGTCTGCGACAGCGATGCATTCGAGAAGCTCGAGGCCTGGTTCAACGCGATAAAGAGAGGAATCGAGAAGTTCGGCGAGCTCGACCTTAAGATAGAGAACAAGACCTACGACATGGCAATGTTCTCCATCCAGGGGCCGAAGGCGAGGTACTTGGCAAAGGACCTCTTCGGAATAGACATCAACGACCTCTGGTGGTTCCAGGCCAAGGAGGTAGAGCTCGATGGCATAAAGATGCTTCTCTCGAGGAGCGGCTACACTGGCGAAAACGGCTTCGAGCTCTACTTCGAGGACGCCAACCCTTACCACCCCGACCCAACAAAGAGGGGCGAGCCCGAGAAGGCCCTCCATGTCTGGAAGACGATTCTGGAGGCCGGTGAGCAGTACGGCATAAGACCAGCTGGCCTCGGCGCTCGTGACACGCTCAGGCTTGAGGCTGGCTACACACTCTACGGCAACGAGACCAAGGAGCTTCAGCTCCTCAGCACGGACATAGACGAGGTCACCCCACTCCAAGCCAACCTTGACTTCGCGATATTCTGGGACAAGGAATTCATAGGAAAGGAAGCCCTCTTCAAGCAGAGGGAGCGCGGCATTCCGAGGAAGCTCGTCCACTTCAAGATGGTCGACAAGGGCATACCCAGGGAGGGCTACAAGGTCTACAAGGACGGGGAGCTCATCGGAGAGGTCACCAGCGGAACCAGCTCACCTCTCCTCGGCATTGGAATAGGCATCGCCTTTGTCAAGATGGAATATGCCAAGCCGGGCATTGAGCTGGAGATCGAAATAAGAGGCAAGCCCAAGAAGGCCGTGACCGTTGCTCCCCCATTCTATGACCCCAAGAAGTACGGCGCCTTCAGGGAGGAGTGA
- the tfe gene encoding transcription factor E gives MARRKDKELLELAMDMGGEEAVEVIKALEKKKESTDEELAEITGIRVNTVRKVLYMLYDQGLAEFKRIKDKETGWYYYYWRLETKRLPEIIRSKKMAELKKLKEMLEEETSEIYYHCGTPGHPKLTFDEAIEYEFQCPICGNMLMQYDNTVVVEELKRRIEDLEIELGLKKKPKRSTKKSS, from the coding sequence GTGGCAAGGAGAAAGGACAAGGAGCTCTTGGAACTCGCTATGGACATGGGTGGAGAAGAGGCCGTTGAGGTAATCAAGGCTCTCGAGAAAAAGAAGGAGTCAACCGATGAAGAGCTAGCGGAGATAACGGGCATCCGAGTCAACACCGTCAGAAAGGTTCTCTACATGCTCTACGACCAAGGTTTGGCCGAGTTCAAGCGTATAAAGGATAAAGAGACCGGCTGGTATTATTACTACTGGCGCCTTGAGACCAAGAGGTTGCCGGAGATAATTCGCTCCAAAAAGATGGCCGAGCTAAAGAAGCTCAAGGAAATGCTTGAGGAAGAAACCAGCGAGATTTACTACCACTGCGGAACTCCTGGACATCCAAAGCTGACCTTTGATGAGGCCATTGAGTACGAATTCCAGTGTCCGATATGCGGCAACATGCTCATGCAGTACGACAACACTGTCGTCGTTGAGGAGCTCAAGAGGCGCATAGAGGATCTTGAAATCGAGCTCGGCCTCAAGAAGAAGCCAAAGAGGTCCACGAAAAAGTCAAGTTGA
- a CDS encoding universal stress protein, producing the protein MFEKILYPTDFSEISLHALRNCIPKLLSLGVEELHLIHVIDITVAEFEAFELEDIYRDRLEELSKELKTTGVRVNPIVRIGIPSIEISEAAEEHDIDLVVIPSVGENIWRVMFVGSTASNLARATKKPVLLLKYVKNDEGFELPLDCAEIFKQPLISIDFSKCSIKVLKTVREFEELVERGVLLHSVDYGKIDDLEHNIEIAKRNLEKSAKGFKVPFEMEVLIGSASQALIGTAIAKRATLIVIGKKGRSFIKDLLLGSTAERVIRDSKLPVLLVPCD; encoded by the coding sequence ATGTTTGAGAAGATTTTGTATCCGACTGACTTTTCCGAGATATCGCTCCACGCGCTCAGGAACTGCATTCCGAAGTTGCTCTCTTTGGGTGTGGAGGAACTTCACCTCATCCACGTCATCGATATCACCGTTGCGGAGTTCGAGGCCTTTGAACTGGAGGATATCTACAGAGATAGGTTAGAAGAACTCTCCAAGGAGCTGAAGACGACGGGCGTGCGGGTAAATCCCATAGTGAGAATCGGCATCCCCTCGATAGAGATTTCTGAGGCAGCTGAGGAGCACGACATCGACCTTGTGGTGATCCCGAGCGTGGGCGAAAACATCTGGAGGGTAATGTTCGTGGGTAGCACGGCTTCGAACCTCGCGAGAGCCACCAAGAAGCCCGTCCTTCTTCTCAAGTACGTGAAGAACGATGAGGGCTTTGAACTTCCACTGGACTGCGCTGAGATCTTTAAGCAACCCCTCATCTCAATAGACTTCTCTAAGTGCTCTATAAAGGTGCTGAAAACCGTCAGGGAGTTCGAGGAGCTCGTGGAGAGAGGGGTGCTTCTTCACTCCGTCGATTACGGAAAGATTGATGATCTGGAGCACAACATAGAGATCGCCAAGAGGAACCTCGAGAAGTCTGCAAAGGGCTTTAAGGTGCCTTTTGAGATGGAAGTGCTCATTGGTTCGGCTTCTCAGGCACTAATAGGAACCGCTATCGCCAAGAGGGCCACGCTCATAGTTATCGGTAAGAAGGGGAGGAGCTTTATTAAGGACCTGCTCCTCGGCAGCACGGCGGAGAGGGTCATAAGGGATTCCAAACTCCCCGTCCTGCTCGTGCCGTGTGACTAA
- a CDS encoding ADP-dependent ribose-1-phosphate kinase — protein sequence MDKFDVIGIGNLNYDIIMLVERFPEFHEKVSAKSAFFGLGGAAANTISWLAHFGLKTGFIGAVGKDEIGEAHLAYFKRIGVNTDGIKVVDAPSGIAVAMIHGEDKRIVKYPGANLMKEVDFDYLARTGHVHLSSNPSEVIVKVVDFAYENGIEVSLDIGEAELPVGIEEKIDYLLMNEDEFRRKFGDLDLSKSRAKNVIVTLNGGGALLRDEDGNVYEVRGLSAEVVDSTGAGDSFDAGLIYGVLNGWHLRDAATLGMLLAYLTVQKVGARAAIVPLEKVMDIAEELGFRLPFDRP from the coding sequence ATGGATAAGTTTGACGTAATAGGAATTGGCAATCTGAACTATGACATCATAATGCTCGTTGAACGCTTTCCTGAATTCCACGAGAAGGTGAGTGCTAAAAGTGCGTTCTTTGGTCTGGGGGGAGCGGCCGCTAACACAATCTCCTGGCTGGCGCACTTCGGGCTTAAAACTGGGTTCATAGGTGCCGTTGGGAAGGATGAGATCGGTGAGGCGCATCTGGCATATTTCAAGCGCATAGGTGTCAATACCGACGGGATAAAAGTCGTTGATGCTCCATCGGGCATAGCCGTGGCGATGATACACGGCGAGGACAAGAGGATAGTTAAGTATCCAGGCGCAAACCTGATGAAGGAAGTTGATTTTGACTACCTCGCCCGTACTGGGCACGTACACCTCTCCTCGAATCCTTCAGAGGTCATAGTTAAAGTCGTCGACTTTGCCTATGAAAATGGGATAGAGGTATCCTTGGACATAGGTGAGGCGGAGCTTCCAGTGGGGATTGAGGAAAAGATTGACTACCTCCTAATGAACGAGGATGAATTCAGGCGGAAGTTTGGTGACCTTGACCTATCCAAATCCCGTGCCAAAAACGTTATTGTAACCCTCAACGGGGGCGGGGCACTTCTGCGGGACGAGGACGGTAACGTTTATGAGGTCAGGGGCCTCAGCGCTGAGGTAGTTGACTCAACCGGAGCCGGTGATTCATTTGATGCTGGACTGATATACGGTGTTCTCAACGGATGGCATCTAAGGGATGCCGCCACTCTCGGAATGTTGCTCGCCTATCTGACCGTTCAGAAGGTAGGGGCCAGGGCGGCCATAGTGCCTCTCGAAAAGGTTATGGATATTGCGGAGGAGCTCGGCTTTAGGCTGCCCTTCGATAGGCCTTGA
- a CDS encoding acylphosphatase → MQRVRAHIKIYGRVQGVGFRWSMQREARKLGVSGWVKNMPDGTVEAVLEGDLERVEALIGWAHQGPPLARVTRVEVKWEEPRGEQGSRVAG, encoded by the coding sequence ATGCAGCGGGTGCGGGCACACATTAAAATCTACGGCCGCGTTCAGGGCGTTGGTTTCCGATGGAGCATGCAGAGAGAGGCGAGAAAGCTCGGCGTGAGCGGGTGGGTTAAGAACATGCCCGATGGAACCGTTGAGGCAGTTCTTGAAGGCGATTTGGAGAGGGTTGAGGCTTTGATAGGCTGGGCGCATCAGGGGCCGCCACTGGCGAGGGTAACCCGTGTGGAGGTAAAATGGGAAGAACCTCGGGGAGAGCAGGGCTCCAGAGTTGCCGGATGA
- the gor gene encoding glyceraldehyde-3-phosphate:ferredoxin oxidoreductase: MKFTVLKLNLSENKVESEELEKEGIYGIIDYGIELHESLKTYELKPYDPENVVVMGMGPFAGSTLPGAHRLMFFFRSPLYGTLFPSAMGGAAYAFKNVGIDFVTFEGKAEKPVVVLLYNDGKNVKVKLHEIDAEKVIEIWRGYKDEEGVYALTQYLIDIVGEKVQGIEYRIAVVGPAALNTNYGAIFSQALRNGKRLVGSEDWAARGGSGSVLLRAHNVVGIIFGGKPKKKAFPEEDISNFKTAKTIVEGVHKKSYNEIISEKTTKYRFNPKLNTGGTFGGNYPAEGDFVPILNWQMPYIPKEERIRIHESIIKHYWEPFNKEAIETKNWTTCGEPCPVVCKKHRRGHHVEYEPYEANGPLSGSISLKASDISVHAVDAMGFDAIEFGGTAAWVLELVHRDLLKPEEVGVSGKPEFTKEALLERPVKASEVNAKLVAELAHRVAFAENEIARIIGFGKRKASKILDEKFKDRLKYGESFRDYGVFVPLGEDGEMTPTMYWAIGNYIPLPIQGRYWTFYQFGVFLEPEELASRIIASALWEFWYDNVGWCRFHRGWMKPVLKALFMDAYGENVDMEEHAKKQIKRLIKFAKKSGYIPVFWDSMRVIDLVAAGSEEFGNEKWTEKFKIDKVGTAKEYLEKVLNAYSEMLGVDWRL, encoded by the coding sequence ATGAAGTTCACTGTCCTCAAGCTCAACCTAAGTGAAAATAAAGTTGAGAGCGAGGAGCTAGAAAAGGAAGGAATCTATGGAATCATCGACTATGGAATCGAGCTCCACGAGAGCCTTAAAACTTATGAACTCAAACCATATGATCCAGAAAATGTTGTCGTTATGGGGATGGGACCCTTTGCGGGCTCGACACTTCCCGGAGCTCACAGGCTGATGTTCTTCTTCCGCTCACCGCTCTATGGAACGCTCTTCCCCTCGGCCATGGGTGGAGCGGCCTACGCCTTCAAGAACGTCGGGATTGACTTCGTCACCTTCGAAGGCAAAGCAGAGAAGCCCGTCGTGGTACTCCTCTACAACGACGGCAAAAACGTCAAAGTCAAGCTTCACGAGATTGATGCTGAGAAGGTCATCGAGATCTGGCGCGGCTACAAGGACGAAGAGGGTGTCTATGCCCTTACGCAGTACCTAATAGACATCGTCGGCGAGAAGGTTCAGGGTATAGAGTACAGAATAGCCGTCGTTGGCCCGGCCGCGCTGAACACCAACTACGGCGCAATATTCTCTCAGGCATTGAGGAACGGTAAGAGGCTAGTTGGAAGCGAGGACTGGGCCGCCCGCGGTGGTTCCGGAAGCGTTCTCCTCAGGGCACACAACGTGGTCGGCATAATCTTTGGAGGAAAGCCAAAGAAGAAGGCCTTCCCAGAAGAAGACATCTCCAACTTCAAGACCGCCAAGACCATCGTTGAGGGCGTCCACAAGAAGTCCTACAACGAGATTATCAGCGAGAAAACAACGAAGTACCGCTTTAACCCGAAGCTCAACACTGGCGGAACCTTCGGCGGCAACTATCCGGCAGAGGGCGACTTCGTCCCGATACTCAACTGGCAGATGCCGTACATCCCAAAGGAGGAGCGCATAAGGATCCACGAGAGCATAATAAAGCATTACTGGGAGCCCTTCAATAAGGAAGCCATCGAAACCAAGAACTGGACGACCTGCGGCGAGCCGTGTCCCGTCGTCTGTAAGAAGCACCGCCGCGGCCACCACGTTGAATACGAGCCCTATGAAGCCAACGGCCCGCTCAGCGGAAGCATAAGCCTGAAAGCAAGCGACATAAGCGTTCATGCGGTTGACGCCATGGGCTTCGACGCGATTGAGTTCGGCGGAACGGCAGCGTGGGTCCTTGAACTGGTTCACCGCGACCTGCTCAAGCCAGAGGAGGTCGGTGTGAGCGGAAAACCAGAGTTCACCAAGGAGGCCCTCCTTGAACGCCCGGTCAAGGCGAGTGAGGTCAATGCTAAGCTCGTGGCCGAGTTAGCGCACCGCGTTGCCTTTGCTGAGAACGAGATAGCAAGAATAATTGGCTTCGGCAAGAGAAAGGCAAGCAAGATACTCGACGAGAAGTTCAAGGACAGGCTTAAGTACGGCGAGAGCTTCAGGGACTACGGCGTGTTCGTCCCGCTCGGCGAGGACGGTGAGATGACGCCGACGATGTACTGGGCCATAGGTAACTACATCCCGCTGCCGATTCAGGGAAGATACTGGACATTCTACCAGTTCGGCGTCTTCCTTGAGCCGGAGGAGCTGGCGAGCAGGATAATAGCAAGCGCACTCTGGGAGTTCTGGTACGACAACGTCGGCTGGTGCCGCTTCCACCGCGGCTGGATGAAGCCCGTCCTCAAGGCACTCTTCATGGACGCCTACGGAGAGAACGTCGACATGGAGGAGCACGCGAAGAAGCAGATAAAGCGCCTCATTAAGTTCGCGAAGAAATCTGGATATATTCCAGTATTCTGGGACAGCATGCGCGTCATTGACCTAGTCGCTGCCGGCAGCGAGGAGTTCGGCAACGAAAAGTGGACGGAAAAGTTTAAGATAGACAAGGTTGGCACGGCGAAGGAATACCTTGAAAAAGTGCTCAATGCGTACAGCGAGATGCTTGGAGTCGATTGGAGGCTCTGA
- the cutA gene encoding divalent-cation tolerance protein CutA: MEMILVYTTFPDWESAEKTIKTLLEKKLIACANLREHKAFYWWEEKITEDNEVGALLKTDVSKWKELKEVIIELHPYTVPLIMRVDIDKVNGEYARWLEEVLK; encoded by the coding sequence ATGGAGATGATACTCGTCTACACCACTTTTCCAGACTGGGAGAGCGCCGAAAAAACCATCAAAACCCTACTCGAGAAGAAGCTCATCGCCTGCGCCAACCTGAGGGAGCACAAGGCCTTTTACTGGTGGGAGGAGAAGATCACAGAGGACAACGAGGTCGGCGCGCTCCTAAAGACCGACGTGAGTAAGTGGAAAGAGCTGAAGGAGGTCATCATAGAGCTTCACCCCTACACCGTGCCGCTCATAATGAGGGTAGACATCGACAAGGTAAACGGGGAGTATGCCCGTTGGCTCGAAGAGGTTCTGAAGTGA
- a CDS encoding regulator of amino acid metabolism, contains ACT domain protein: MMLILEVYFKNYPARRKVAEFLFENGLSVKNGKIYLRNVEVPISELSRVIGVNRKIVYHTIEYIEKTYPLKLIFEKLNPLSSLIEVAPLMGWEVLEIELEKDAYLTGFSKVLELLAENGVPVMEVFSRNLHEEPGKLYIVIDGTLPVDVFMKIKEMEGFKKLILHTPEKDKEKFVCNYCEVKYCPKRVLLERA; the protein is encoded by the coding sequence ATGATGCTCATACTTGAGGTGTATTTCAAGAACTACCCCGCAAGGAGGAAGGTGGCGGAGTTCCTTTTCGAGAACGGCCTCAGCGTCAAGAATGGAAAGATATACCTGCGGAACGTGGAGGTCCCAATAAGCGAGCTATCCAGAGTTATCGGTGTTAACAGGAAGATCGTCTACCACACAATAGAATATATCGAGAAGACGTACCCGCTTAAACTCATATTCGAGAAGCTCAATCCTCTGTCTAGTCTGATAGAGGTCGCTCCGCTAATGGGGTGGGAAGTGCTCGAGATAGAGTTGGAGAAGGACGCTTATCTAACAGGATTTTCGAAGGTTCTGGAGCTGCTGGCAGAGAACGGGGTTCCAGTAATGGAAGTGTTCAGCAGAAACCTCCATGAGGAGCCGGGCAAGCTCTACATCGTCATCGATGGAACGCTGCCCGTTGATGTTTTCATGAAGATCAAGGAGATGGAGGGCTTCAAGAAGCTCATCCTCCACACACCGGAGAAGGATAAAGAAAAGTTCGTCTGCAACTACTGTGAGGTCAAGTACTGCCCCAAAAGGGTTCTCCTCGAGAGGGCATAA
- a CDS encoding DUF99 family protein: MIRKVKPQVRVVGFDDGTFFFSSKLNRDKTILIGVVMKGSQEVVGVLSRWITVDGTNATDAMIDAVLNSRFKDLRVIMLKGITYAGFNVVDVERLHRETGLPVVIVIRKKPNLAAMEEALRKHFPDASERISLLRRAPLLVELVPRRLYLQAVGLDQETAAEIVRVTTKTGLTPEPLRLAHMIASAVMTGESTRE, encoded by the coding sequence GTGATAAGGAAGGTCAAGCCCCAGGTCCGCGTGGTTGGCTTCGACGACGGGACTTTCTTCTTTTCTTCCAAGCTGAACCGAGATAAGACCATCCTAATCGGTGTCGTCATGAAGGGCTCTCAGGAGGTTGTCGGGGTTCTCTCGCGCTGGATAACAGTGGACGGAACCAACGCAACCGATGCAATGATAGATGCCGTCCTCAACTCCCGCTTCAAGGATCTCCGGGTCATCATGCTCAAAGGCATAACCTATGCCGGATTCAACGTCGTGGACGTTGAGAGGCTCCACCGCGAGACGGGACTTCCCGTTGTGATCGTGATCAGGAAAAAGCCCAACCTAGCGGCCATGGAGGAGGCTTTGAGAAAGCACTTTCCAGATGCCAGCGAGAGGATTTCCCTGCTAAGGAGGGCTCCTCTCCTGGTAGAGCTCGTCCCTAGGAGGCTCTACCTTCAGGCCGTTGGGCTTGACCAAGAAACCGCGGCCGAGATAGTTAGGGTGACCACGAAAACGGGACTCACCCCCGAACCTTTAAGACTAGCCCATATGATAGCAAGTGCAGTAATGACGGGCGAAAGCACTAGGGAGTAG
- a CDS encoding Mrp/NBP35 family ATP-binding protein, producing the protein MTIKTPPTLNIAGLGADPLIQRINEKQKKWKYKIAVLSGKGGVGKSTVAVNLAAALAKKGYFVGILDADIHGPNVAKMLGVEKADVLAERMEDGRFEMIPPMNDFLGQTTPIKVMSMGFLVPKDQPIIWRGALVTKAIKQLFGDVKWGELDFMIIDFPPGTGDEILTVTQTLHLDAAIIVTTPQEVALLDTGKAVNMMKRMEVPYIAVVENMSYLICPHCGNKIDLFGEGGGKKLAQKEGVDFLGKIPIDLKAREASDAGIPIVLYEDTMAAKAFMEIVDKLIAKLEDMKKDEEESTEESKEE; encoded by the coding sequence ATGACTATCAAGACTCCCCCTACCCTGAACATAGCAGGATTGGGCGCTGACCCGCTCATCCAGAGGATAAACGAGAAGCAGAAAAAGTGGAAGTACAAGATAGCCGTCCTAAGCGGTAAGGGAGGCGTTGGGAAGAGCACCGTTGCTGTCAACCTCGCCGCTGCCCTTGCAAAGAAGGGTTACTTCGTCGGAATCCTCGACGCGGACATACACGGACCGAACGTGGCAAAGATGCTCGGTGTCGAGAAGGCCGACGTACTCGCTGAGAGGATGGAAGACGGCAGGTTCGAGATGATTCCGCCAATGAACGACTTCCTTGGCCAGACTACACCGATAAAGGTTATGAGCATGGGCTTTCTCGTTCCCAAGGATCAGCCGATCATCTGGCGCGGAGCCCTCGTCACGAAGGCCATAAAGCAGCTCTTCGGCGACGTCAAGTGGGGCGAGCTGGACTTTATGATAATTGACTTTCCGCCGGGAACCGGCGACGAGATCCTCACCGTCACTCAGACCCTCCATCTCGACGCGGCGATAATCGTCACGACTCCCCAAGAGGTTGCTCTCCTCGACACCGGCAAGGCCGTCAACATGATGAAGAGGATGGAAGTGCCCTACATAGCAGTCGTCGAGAACATGAGCTACCTCATCTGCCCGCACTGCGGCAACAAGATCGACCTCTTCGGAGAGGGAGGTGGAAAAAAGCTCGCCCAGAAGGAGGGCGTTGACTTCCTCGGTAAGATACCCATTGACCTCAAGGCCAGGGAAGCGAGCGACGCGGGAATCCCAATAGTCCTCTACGAGGACACCATGGCTGCAAAGGCATTCATGGAGATCGTCGACAAGCTCATAGCCAAGCTTGAGGATATGAAGAAGGATGAGGAAGAGAGCACTGAGGAATCCAAGGAAGAGTAA
- a CDS encoding DUF2110 family protein, producing the protein MQEVVILEKVYGDRSGFLKLDKKLKSFLGDLEVEWKLSAVKKQWVKVSLNGEDEEISANLVREEFGEVPYRLSAVKESEVYRGRFIDLGKVGYGAYVDMGIFSPKPKDALLSLYYLKETFGEMPVREMIRKFGWVDNLPVEVVVTTVEFGAREVEVAFTDAQLKRIKSWLSDGHDKLFVTGTISENVEKALITTGHGRDVKRIEELGLMETLLILKKGTQAPGIIKEIGPHLRRAVIGAIKFGV; encoded by the coding sequence ATGCAGGAAGTAGTTATTCTGGAGAAGGTTTACGGGGACAGGAGCGGCTTTCTCAAGCTTGACAAAAAGCTTAAGTCGTTCCTTGGTGATTTAGAAGTTGAGTGGAAGCTTTCAGCTGTCAAAAAGCAGTGGGTTAAGGTCAGTCTAAACGGAGAAGATGAGGAAATATCGGCAAACCTCGTGCGCGAGGAATTCGGAGAAGTTCCCTACAGGCTGAGTGCGGTTAAAGAGAGTGAAGTTTACCGCGGCAGGTTCATAGACCTTGGAAAGGTCGGATACGGCGCCTACGTTGACATGGGAATTTTTTCTCCTAAGCCTAAGGACGCGCTTCTTTCTCTCTATTACCTCAAGGAAACCTTTGGTGAGATGCCCGTCAGGGAGATGATCAGAAAGTTCGGATGGGTGGACAACCTGCCCGTTGAGGTCGTTGTTACGACTGTCGAGTTCGGCGCGAGGGAGGTCGAAGTGGCATTCACCGATGCTCAGCTCAAGCGCATAAAGTCCTGGCTGAGCGACGGTCATGACAAGCTTTTCGTAACGGGAACCATCAGTGAGAACGTTGAAAAGGCCCTCATAACAACGGGCCACGGCAGGGACGTGAAGCGCATAGAAGAGTTGGGCCTGATGGAGACACTCCTAATACTAAAGAAGGGAACACAAGCACCGGGAATCATCAAGGAGATTGGCCCGCACCTCAGACGGGCTGTTATAGGCGCCATCAAGTTTGGAGTGTGA
- the fbp gene encoding fructose-1,6-bisphosphate aldolase/phosphatase, translated as MAIGEKITISVIKADIGGWPGHSRVHPQLIETAEEALAKAKEEGTIIDFYVAYAGDDLQLIMTHKKGVDSPDVHGMAWKAFEEATKVAKELGLYGAGQDLLKDAFSGNIRGMGPGIAEMEITLRKSEPIVTFHMDKTEPGAFNLPIFRMFADPFNTAGLVIDPSMHIGFRFEVWDILKHKRVILNTPEEVYDLLALIGAKSRYVIKRVFPKEGHKISKDEPVAVISTEKLYEIAGEYVGKDDPVAIVRAQSGLPALGEVLEPFAFPHLVSGWMRGSHNGPIMPVPMHYANPTRFDGPPRVVALGWQISPEGKLVGPVDLFDDPAFDYARQKALEITEYMRRHGPFEPHRLPLEDMEYTTLPGVLKKLEERFEDIE; from the coding sequence ATGGCCATTGGAGAAAAGATAACCATCAGCGTCATCAAGGCAGACATAGGTGGCTGGCCCGGGCATTCGAGGGTTCACCCTCAGCTCATCGAGACGGCTGAAGAGGCTCTGGCTAAGGCCAAGGAAGAAGGCACCATAATTGACTTCTACGTAGCCTATGCAGGTGATGACCTCCAGCTCATCATGACCCACAAGAAGGGCGTTGACAGCCCAGATGTTCACGGTATGGCCTGGAAGGCCTTCGAGGAGGCCACCAAGGTCGCCAAAGAGCTTGGCCTCTACGGAGCCGGCCAGGACCTTCTCAAGGACGCCTTCAGCGGCAACATTCGCGGTATGGGTCCTGGCATTGCCGAGATGGAGATAACCCTGAGGAAGAGCGAGCCGATAGTTACCTTCCACATGGACAAGACCGAACCTGGAGCCTTCAACCTGCCGATATTCAGGATGTTTGCGGATCCATTCAATACCGCCGGACTGGTCATAGACCCCAGCATGCACATTGGCTTCAGGTTTGAAGTCTGGGATATACTCAAGCACAAGCGCGTTATACTCAACACCCCAGAGGAAGTCTACGACCTCTTAGCTCTTATCGGCGCCAAGAGCCGCTACGTGATAAAGCGCGTCTTCCCGAAGGAGGGCCACAAGATAAGCAAGGATGAACCGGTAGCCGTTATCAGCACGGAGAAGCTCTACGAGATAGCCGGCGAGTACGTCGGCAAGGATGACCCAGTTGCCATTGTTAGGGCCCAGAGCGGCCTCCCGGCCCTTGGAGAAGTCCTCGAGCCCTTCGCCTTCCCGCACCTCGTCAGCGGCTGGATGCGCGGAAGCCACAACGGCCCTATAATGCCCGTTCCGATGCACTACGCCAACCCCACGAGGTTCGACGGTCCACCGAGGGTCGTTGCCCTCGGCTGGCAGATAAGCCCAGAAGGAAAGCTCGTCGGCCCAGTTGACCTCTTCGACGACCCAGCCTTCGACTACGCCAGGCAAAAGGCCCTTGAGATAACCGAGTACATGCGCAGGCACGGACCCTTCGAGCCTCACAGGCTGCCTCTCGAGGACATGGAGTACACTACACTTCCGGGCGTCCTCAAGAAGCTGGAAGAGCGCTTTGAGGACATAGAGTGA